A portion of the Lolium rigidum isolate FL_2022 chromosome 1, APGP_CSIRO_Lrig_0.1, whole genome shotgun sequence genome contains these proteins:
- the LOC124677639 gene encoding G patch domain-containing protein 11 — protein sequence MEPKPAVEADADDDYMGDLSHFLPPSPSRSLGVRKHPPAPAGHARGQAKRAKGLPWKERRRQERERSQREEDARTLAGMAEAIPESNVGFKLLKQMGYDPAARGGDAEPVGIEIRRSRAGLGAEPPVSAAPLPEPSEPKTREEVEKEKKRDEEMVVELRARKSTQWKGRRLVWDYRKAEAALAQLENREVAPPAHDSEEKEKGEEEEEEVITEEGLQNILDKLRYEHRYCLYCGCKYESAEALADECPGPNEDDH from the exons ATGGAGCCGAAGCCGGCCGTTGaggccgacgccgacgacgactacATGGGGGACCTGTCCCACTTCCTCCCGCCGAGCCCTTCCAGGAGCCTCGGGGTCCGGAAGCATCCCCCGGCGCCGGCTGGGCATGCGCGAGGGCAGGCGAAGCGCGCCAAGGGGCTGCCCtggaaggagcggcggcggcaggagcggGAGAGGAGTCAGCGGGAGGAGGATGCGCGCACCTTGGCCGGGATGGCGGAGGCCATCCCCGAGAGCAACGTGGGGTTCAAGCTTTTGAAGCAGATGGGTTACGACCCGGCAGCGCGTGGCGGCGACGCGGAGCCGGTGGGGATCGAGATCCGCCGCTCGCGAGCAGGGCTCGGGGCGGAGCCGCCTGTCTCTGCCGCGCCTCTGCCGGAGCCGTCGGAGCCGAAGACCCGGGAGGAGgttgagaaggagaagaagagggatGAGGAGATGGTGGTTGAGCTAAGGGCGAGGAAAAGCACGCAGTGGAAGGGGCGGAGGTTGGTGTGGGACTACCGCAAGGCCGAGGCAGCGCTCGCGCAGCTGGAGAACCGGGAGGTGGCGCCACCGGCCCACGATAGTgaagagaaggagaagggagaggaagaagaggaagaggtgatCACTGAAGAG GGTCTGCAAAACATACTGGATAAGCTGCGCTATGAACACCGCTATTGCCTTTATTGTGGATGCAAG TATGAATCGGCAGAAGCGCTGGCAGATGAATGCCCTGGGCCTAATGAAGATGATCATTAA